One window of Mesorhizobium sp. PAMC28654 genomic DNA carries:
- a CDS encoding dihydrodipicolinate synthase family protein, which translates to MAGCVSGGHDQAGTGRLHQSKATQASIDRLIANGVSGIIVLPMLGENASLQPREREAVVRAAKEVVAGRVPLLSGLAEISTANAVTSARKYQDFGAEGLMVFPSLGYRTDPRETAAWYKAIAGASDLPIMIYNNPIAYGVDVTPDILKVLADCPTLVAVKEETGDVRRVTDMFIALGNRFDIFCGVDDQIVESMSLGATGLVSGMTNAWPRECVEIFNLCAAGNFAGARDLYRIMTPSPISIRT; encoded by the coding sequence TTGGCAGGGTGTGTTTCCGGCGGTCACGACCAAGCTGGAACAGGACGGCTCCATCAATCCAAGGCGACGCAGGCGAGCATCGACCGCCTGATCGCCAATGGTGTCTCGGGCATCATCGTGCTGCCGATGCTGGGCGAGAACGCATCGCTGCAGCCTCGGGAGCGGGAAGCCGTCGTGCGGGCCGCCAAGGAGGTTGTCGCCGGTCGCGTTCCACTGCTTTCCGGCCTCGCCGAGATTTCGACCGCCAATGCCGTCACTAGCGCCCGTAAATACCAGGACTTCGGCGCCGAAGGCCTGATGGTGTTTCCAAGCCTTGGCTACAGGACCGACCCGCGCGAGACGGCCGCCTGGTACAAGGCGATCGCCGGCGCCAGCGACCTGCCGATCATGATCTACAACAACCCGATCGCCTATGGCGTCGATGTCACGCCCGACATCCTGAAGGTGCTGGCGGACTGCCCGACGCTCGTGGCGGTCAAGGAAGAAACGGGTGACGTGCGCCGCGTTACCGACATGTTCATCGCGCTGGGCAACCGCTTCGATATCTTCTGCGGCGTCGACGACCAGATCGTCGAAAGCATGTCACTCGGCGCCACCGGCTTGGTGTCCGGCATGACCAATGCGTGGCCCAGGGAATGCGTGGAGATCTTCAATCTGTGCGCGGCCGGCAATTTCGCCGGGGCGCGCGATCTCTACCGCATCATGACGCCATCCCCCATCTCGATACGCACGTGA
- a CDS encoding DUF1349 domain-containing protein — protein MVEKTPAAGLTWLNPPPHHAAVGNTHHVRTGKETDFWRETFYDFWRDNGHFLHQSVEGDFSAEVTVRGNYEVLYDQAGLMIRLSETHWIKAGIEYTDGLMYFSVVVTNDASDWSLATIPADPNGVRIRLTRHAETIRVQYLSAADGHWKPVRLAYFPPSKTVDVGMMCCSPQREGFEVTFADFSVGPPIPRDLHD, from the coding sequence ATGGTGGAGAAAACCCCCGCCGCTGGCCTGACCTGGCTCAACCCGCCGCCGCACCATGCGGCGGTTGGCAATACACACCATGTGCGCACCGGCAAGGAAACCGACTTCTGGCGCGAGACCTTCTATGATTTCTGGCGCGACAACGGCCACTTCCTCCACCAGTCGGTCGAGGGTGATTTCAGCGCCGAGGTCACGGTCAGGGGGAACTACGAGGTGCTCTACGACCAGGCCGGGCTGATGATCAGATTGAGCGAGACGCATTGGATCAAGGCAGGCATCGAATACACCGATGGGCTGATGTACTTTTCCGTCGTCGTCACCAACGACGCCTCGGACTGGTCGCTGGCCACCATTCCGGCAGATCCCAACGGCGTCAGGATCCGGCTGACCCGCCACGCGGAGACGATCCGCGTCCAGTATCTCAGCGCGGCCGATGGCCACTGGAAACCGGTGCGTCTCGCCTATTTCCCACCGTCGAAAACAGTCGATGTCGGCATGATGTGCTGCTCGCCGCAGCGCGAGGGTTTTGAAGTGACCTTCGCGGATTTCTCGGTCGGCCCGCCAATCCCGCGCGATCTTCACGACTGA
- a CDS encoding aldehyde dehydrogenase family protein, whose protein sequence is MTQFRKNLIDGEWVGDAGSRNINPSNLDDEVGEYASAGPEQARQAIAAAKAAFPAWSRSGLLARHAVLKKAADEITARKDEIGRSLAREEGKTLAEGIGETIRAAQIFDFFAGETLRLAGELIPSVRPGVGVEITREAVGVVGIITPWNFPIAIPAWKIAPALAYGNTIVFKPAELVPESAWTIVDILHRAGLPKGVLNLVMGKGSVVGQAMLDSPDLNAITFTGSVGTGKRVAAASVEHMRKFQLEMGGKNPLVVLDDADLSVAVDCAINGAFFSTGQRCTASSRLVVTDGIHDRFVDALKDRMSKLVIGDALDAKTQIGPVVDQSQLKQDEDYIAIGRQEGAELAFGGERLDRQTPGFYLQPALFTGSTNAMRISREEIFGPVANVIRVKDYDEALNVANDTPFGLTSGICTSSLKHATHFKRNSEAGMVMVNLPTAGVDFHVPFGGRKGSSYGPREQGRYAAEFYTTVKTAYTFAG, encoded by the coding sequence ATGACCCAGTTTCGGAAAAACCTCATCGATGGCGAATGGGTGGGCGACGCCGGTTCCCGCAACATCAATCCGTCCAATCTCGACGATGAGGTCGGCGAATACGCTTCGGCAGGGCCGGAACAGGCCAGGCAGGCCATTGCGGCGGCGAAGGCGGCCTTTCCGGCCTGGTCGCGCTCGGGGCTACTGGCGCGCCATGCCGTGCTGAAGAAGGCGGCGGACGAGATCACCGCGCGCAAGGATGAGATTGGTAGGTCCCTGGCGCGCGAGGAAGGCAAGACGCTGGCCGAGGGCATCGGCGAGACCATCCGTGCCGCGCAGATCTTCGATTTCTTTGCTGGCGAGACCCTGCGTCTGGCGGGCGAATTGATTCCGAGCGTGCGTCCAGGCGTCGGTGTCGAAATCACCCGCGAAGCGGTCGGCGTGGTAGGCATCATCACGCCGTGGAATTTCCCGATCGCCATCCCGGCTTGGAAGATCGCGCCGGCGCTGGCCTACGGCAACACCATCGTCTTCAAGCCGGCCGAACTGGTTCCCGAAAGCGCCTGGACCATTGTCGACATCCTGCATCGCGCCGGCCTGCCGAAGGGCGTGCTCAACCTCGTCATGGGCAAGGGTTCGGTTGTCGGCCAGGCCATGCTCGACAGCCCCGACCTCAATGCCATCACCTTCACCGGCTCTGTCGGCACCGGCAAGCGGGTCGCTGCGGCAAGCGTCGAGCATATGCGCAAGTTCCAGCTCGAAATGGGCGGCAAGAACCCGCTCGTGGTGCTTGACGATGCCGACCTCTCAGTCGCGGTCGACTGCGCCATCAATGGCGCGTTCTTCTCGACGGGACAACGCTGCACGGCGTCATCGCGGCTGGTTGTGACCGACGGCATCCACGACCGTTTCGTGGATGCCCTCAAGGACCGCATGAGCAAACTGGTGATCGGCGATGCGCTGGATGCCAAGACGCAGATCGGCCCGGTCGTCGACCAGAGCCAGCTGAAGCAGGATGAGGACTATATCGCCATCGGTCGCCAGGAAGGCGCCGAGCTCGCCTTCGGCGGCGAGCGGCTCGATCGCCAGACGCCGGGCTTCTATCTCCAGCCGGCGCTGTTCACCGGCAGCACCAACGCCATGCGCATCTCGCGCGAGGAGATTTTCGGGCCGGTGGCGAACGTCATCCGCGTCAAGGACTACGATGAGGCATTGAACGTGGCCAACGATACGCCGTTCGGGCTGACCTCCGGCATCTGCACGTCCAGCCTCAAGCATGCGACGCATTTCAAGCGCAATTCGGAGGCGGGCATGGTCATGGTCAACCTGCCGACGGCGGGCGTCGACTTCCATGTTCCCTTCGGTGGGCGCAAGGGATCGAGCTACGGTCCGCGCGAGCAGGGCCGCTACGCGGCGGAGTTCTACACAACGGTGAAAACCGCCTATACATTTGCCGGCTAA